In Ectothiorhodospiraceae bacterium 2226, a single window of DNA contains:
- the rluC gene encoding 23S rRNA pseudouridine(955/2504/2580) synthase RluC — translation MEQNIRPSPARIVEVSTEEEGQRIDNFLTARLKGVPKTLIYRILRKGEVRVNKGRIRHSYRVRRGDQVRIPPLRTSPTKLVSPGAQALDRVADAVLYEDERLLVLNKPAGMAVHGGSGLSYGLIEALRAARPDLPSVELVHRLDRETSGCLLVAKRRSMLRALHELIREQDMDKRYLALLRGRWEGGERTVEAPLVKNVLASGERMVRVGEAGKPSVSVFAPRVRYRDCTLVEITLVSGRTHQARVHAAHIGHPIAGDPKYGDEAFNARMREAYGLRRLFLHAATLRFQLPNQPRPLEFRAPLDNALQQVLAALDAAEQRVEEA, via the coding sequence ATGGAGCAGAACATCAGGCCCTCACCGGCCCGCATCGTCGAGGTGAGCACGGAGGAAGAGGGTCAGCGCATCGACAACTTCCTCACCGCGCGTCTAAAAGGCGTCCCCAAGACACTGATCTACCGGATATTGCGTAAGGGGGAGGTGCGGGTCAACAAGGGCCGCATCCGCCATTCCTACCGCGTGCGGCGGGGCGACCAAGTACGGATTCCCCCGCTGCGCACGTCCCCGACCAAGCTCGTCTCGCCGGGTGCGCAGGCCCTCGATCGTGTGGCCGACGCCGTCTTGTACGAAGACGAGCGCCTGTTGGTGCTGAACAAACCGGCGGGCATGGCGGTGCATGGCGGCAGCGGCCTCAGCTACGGGCTGATCGAGGCCCTGCGCGCGGCGCGGCCCGATCTGCCGTCGGTGGAACTGGTGCACCGCCTCGACCGCGAAACCTCCGGCTGCCTGCTGGTGGCCAAGCGGCGCAGCATGCTGCGCGCGCTGCACGAACTGATCCGCGAGCAGGACATGGACAAGCGCTACCTGGCGCTGCTGCGCGGGCGCTGGGAGGGCGGCGAGCGTACGGTGGAGGCGCCCCTGGTAAAGAACGTGCTGGCCTCGGGCGAGCGCATGGTGCGCGTGGGCGAGGCCGGCAAGCCGTCGGTCAGCGTGTTCGCGCCGCGGGTGCGTTACCGAGACTGTACCCTGGTGGAGATCACGCTCGTGAGCGGGCGCACGCACCAGGCGCGGGTGCATGCGGCGCACATCGGCCACCCCATCGCCGGCGACCCTAAGTACGGCGACGAGGCCTTCAACGCCCGTATGCGCGAAGCGTACGGGCTGCGGCGTCTGTTCCTGCACGCGGCCACCTTGCGTTTCCAGCTTCCCAACCAACCCCGGC
- the rne gene encoding ribonuclease E, which translates to MKRMLFNATQAEELRLALVDGQYLYNLDIESSSREQKKANIYKGKITRIEPSLEAAFVDYGAERHGFLPLKEVARSYFINAPEAGGRVNIKDVLKEGMELVVQVDKEERGTKGAALTTFISLAGRYLVLMPNNPRAGGVSRRIEGDDRSDARDAMASLEIPEDTGLILRTAGVGRGVEELQWDLDYLLQLWRSIEEAAQSRSAPFLIYQESNILIRAIRDYFSTDIGEILIDEPRVYEQARDFMKQVMPQTLNKVKLYQDDVPLFTRYQIESQIESAFNREVRLPSGGSLVIDHTEALLSIDINSSRATKGSDIEETALNTNLEAADEIARQLRLRDLGGLIVIDFIDMTPARHQREVENRLKEALKMDRARVQIGRISRFGLLEMSRQRLRPSLGESSQIPCPRCNGHGTIRGVESLALSILRLIEEEGMKEKTGKIVAQLPVAVATFLLNEKRAQLAEVENRQRVRVVLVPNPDLETPHYRLERVRVDEVASERHVRASYELMETPEVEAAEAPARPAPEEPLVRAVVPPVPRPSVPEAAAPAERPAQPSFIRKLWSSLFGAGEEAREGAAPAPRPAKRAAPTDARGANGGGRRAEGSGRKRGGRPTAPAGGAGKAAPERERRAPRAEVPKETAAAPAVTAAAASGPAPAPAAQDDDQSGKPEQRSSRRGRRGGRRRRKGAVGEGGADQRPAQADAEARGTRDGGAGDKPTERKKETEGVPREAASERAATREPRGPSDSRELSGAPGGAGSTSAPSGAKPETTGQSASKPETAAGASPAAPKAEGERAGGAAAKPAVTPPARPEPQRDTTSTGSAAASAAPTPSAPVPTAPVPAAAPSAPAVKRDQPAEAAAQPAAAPPAESSNGRRDGAPEGQGERRQEQPNAPAAPAEERRTAREGAGNNDS; encoded by the coding sequence ATGAAACGGATGCTTTTCAACGCGACTCAGGCGGAAGAGTTGCGTCTCGCCCTGGTCGATGGGCAGTACCTCTATAACCTGGATATCGAGTCCAGCAGCCGGGAACAGAAAAAGGCCAACATCTACAAGGGCAAGATCACGCGCATCGAGCCCAGTCTGGAGGCCGCGTTCGTCGACTATGGCGCCGAGCGCCATGGCTTCCTGCCCCTCAAAGAGGTCGCCCGCAGCTACTTCATCAACGCCCCGGAGGCCGGTGGGCGCGTCAACATCAAGGACGTGCTCAAAGAAGGCATGGAGCTGGTGGTGCAGGTGGACAAGGAAGAGCGCGGCACCAAGGGCGCTGCGCTGACCACCTTCATCAGCCTCGCCGGGCGCTACCTCGTTCTGATGCCGAACAACCCGCGCGCCGGTGGCGTGTCCCGCCGCATCGAGGGCGACGATCGCAGCGATGCGCGCGACGCGATGGCCTCGCTGGAGATCCCCGAGGACACAGGCCTGATCCTGCGCACCGCCGGCGTGGGCCGCGGCGTCGAGGAACTGCAGTGGGACCTCGACTATCTGCTGCAGCTGTGGCGCTCCATCGAGGAGGCCGCGCAATCGCGCTCCGCCCCGTTCCTGATCTATCAGGAAAGCAACATTCTTATCCGCGCGATCCGCGACTATTTCTCGACCGACATCGGCGAGATCCTGATCGACGAGCCGCGGGTCTACGAGCAGGCGCGCGACTTCATGAAGCAGGTGATGCCGCAGACCCTGAACAAGGTGAAGCTGTACCAGGACGACGTGCCGCTGTTCACGCGCTATCAGATCGAGAGCCAGATCGAGTCGGCCTTCAATCGCGAGGTGCGCCTGCCCTCCGGCGGCTCTCTCGTGATCGACCACACCGAGGCGCTGCTGTCCATCGACATCAACTCCTCGCGCGCCACCAAGGGCAGCGATATCGAGGAGACCGCGCTCAACACCAATCTGGAGGCGGCCGATGAGATCGCCCGCCAACTGCGCCTGCGCGACCTCGGCGGCCTGATCGTCATCGATTTCATCGACATGACCCCGGCGCGCCACCAGCGCGAGGTGGAGAACCGTCTCAAGGAAGCGCTGAAGATGGACCGCGCGCGCGTGCAGATCGGGCGCATCTCGCGTTTCGGCCTGCTCGAGATGTCCCGCCAGCGTCTGCGCCCGTCACTGGGCGAATCCAGCCAGATCCCCTGTCCGCGTTGCAACGGCCACGGCACCATTCGCGGGGTCGAGTCGCTGGCGCTGTCCATCCTGCGCCTGATCGAAGAAGAAGGCATGAAGGAGAAGACCGGCAAGATCGTGGCGCAGCTGCCCGTCGCCGTGGCCACCTTCCTGCTGAACGAGAAGCGCGCGCAACTGGCGGAGGTGGAGAATCGCCAGCGGGTCAGGGTCGTGCTGGTACCCAACCCCGATCTCGAAACGCCGCATTACCGCCTCGAGCGCGTGCGGGTCGACGAGGTCGCGAGCGAACGCCATGTGCGCGCCAGCTACGAGTTGATGGAGACGCCCGAGGTGGAGGCGGCCGAAGCACCGGCCCGTCCCGCGCCCGAAGAACCACTGGTGCGCGCGGTCGTGCCGCCGGTGCCGCGCCCCTCCGTGCCCGAAGCGGCCGCCCCGGCCGAGCGCCCCGCTCAGCCGAGTTTCATTCGCAAACTCTGGTCGAGCCTGTTCGGTGCCGGCGAAGAGGCTCGAGAAGGCGCCGCGCCGGCGCCCCGCCCCGCCAAGCGTGCCGCGCCCACCGATGCCCGGGGCGCGAACGGGGGCGGACGTCGCGCCGAGGGTAGCGGTCGCAAACGCGGTGGACGCCCCACGGCCCCGGCCGGCGGTGCCGGCAAGGCCGCGCCCGAGCGCGAACGCCGCGCACCGCGCGCCGAAGTACCCAAGGAGACCGCCGCCGCACCTGCCGTCACCGCTGCTGCCGCCTCCGGGCCCGCGCCTGCGCCTGCGGCCCAGGACGACGATCAGTCGGGCAAACCGGAGCAGCGTAGCAGCCGGCGCGGTCGGCGCGGCGGTCGGCGTCGTCGCAAGGGTGCCGTCGGAGAAGGCGGTGCCGACCAGCGCCCGGCTCAGGCCGACGCCGAAGCGCGCGGCACGCGCGACGGCGGCGCCGGGGACAAGCCGACCGAGCGCAAGAAAGAGACCGAGGGCGTTCCACGCGAAGCCGCGTCGGAGCGCGCGGCTACCCGTGAGCCCCGTGGGCCGAGCGACAGCCGTGAACTGAGTGGCGCGCCCGGCGGCGCGGGGTCGACGTCGGCCCCCTCCGGCGCGAAGCCGGAAACGACCGGGCAGTCGGCCTCGAAGCCCGAGACGGCAGCCGGCGCCTCCCCTGCTGCGCCGAAGGCGGAGGGTGAGCGGGCCGGCGGCGCCGCTGCCAAACCGGCGGTGACCCCGCCCGCGCGACCCGAGCCGCAGCGCGATACAACTTCCACCGGTTCGGCCGCCGCGTCCGCTGCTCCGACGCCGAGCGCCCCGGTGCCAACTGCCCCGGTGCCGGCCGCCGCGCCATCGGCGCCGGCGGTCAAGCGTGACCAGCCCGCTGAAGCTGCCGCCCAACCCGCTGCGGCGCCGCCGGCCGAAAGCTCGAATGGCCGCCGCGACGGTGCGCCGGAGGGGCAGGGTGAGCGTCGCCAGGAGCAGCCGAACGCTCCTGCAGCTCCGGCGGAGGAACGGCGTACGGCGCGCGAAGGGGCCGGCAACAACGACAGCTGA
- a CDS encoding low molecular weight phosphotyrosine protein phosphatase — MGNICRSPTAHGVFQAKVQEAGLAGRVEIDSAGTHDYHVGAPPDSRAQQAALRRGVDLSTLRARAVADVDFDHHDYVLAMDLDNYALLEQVCPPAQRHKLKLFLEFAPDAPVREVPDPYYGGAGGFERVLDLVEQGAEGLLNDIRRRIGR; from the coding sequence ATGGGCAACATTTGTCGCTCGCCGACCGCACACGGGGTGTTTCAGGCCAAGGTACAGGAGGCCGGATTGGCCGGCCGGGTGGAAATCGATTCCGCCGGCACGCACGACTACCACGTGGGCGCGCCGCCGGACAGCCGTGCGCAACAGGCGGCCCTGCGCCGCGGCGTCGACCTCAGCACGCTGCGCGCACGGGCGGTGGCGGATGTGGACTTCGACCATCACGACTACGTGCTGGCGATGGATTTGGACAACTACGCGCTGCTGGAGCAGGTCTGCCCCCCGGCGCAACGACATAAGCTGAAGCTGTTTCTGGAGTTCGCCCCCGACGCACCGGTGCGCGAGGTGCCTGATCCTTACTACGGGGGCGCGGGCGGATTCGAGCGTGTGCTCGATCTGGTGGAGCAGGGCGCGGAAGGACTGCTGAACGACATCCGCCGGCGTATCGGGCGCTGA
- the kdsB gene encoding 3-deoxy-manno-octulosonate cytidylyltransferase, with protein sequence MRFRVLIPARLASTRLPRKPLVPLAGRPMIQHVMERAAASGAHEVLVATDDETIVRAVEAFGGRALLTADTHLSGTDRLAEVSARLGFAEQDIVVNLQGDEPLMPPELIAQVAQALADAPQAEVATAAAPLTSVEELFDPNTVKVVCNAAGDALYFSRAAIPWAREAFAAGPPRALPEQGGYRRHIGLYAYRAGYLARFVRLTPAPLERMESLEQLRVLWHGGRIRVVEAHAVPPAGVDTPADVARVEALLAATTARA encoded by the coding sequence GTGCGCTTTCGCGTGCTGATCCCGGCGCGACTCGCATCCACGCGCCTGCCGCGCAAACCGCTGGTGCCGCTGGCCGGGCGGCCGATGATTCAGCACGTGATGGAACGCGCCGCGGCAAGCGGCGCGCACGAGGTGCTGGTGGCCACCGACGACGAGACCATCGTCCGCGCGGTGGAGGCCTTCGGCGGCCGTGCGCTGCTCACCGCGGACACGCACTTGAGCGGCACGGACCGCTTGGCCGAGGTCAGCGCGCGGCTGGGCTTCGCCGAGCAGGACATCGTGGTCAACCTGCAGGGCGACGAGCCGCTGATGCCGCCCGAGCTGATCGCCCAGGTCGCGCAGGCGCTGGCGGACGCACCGCAGGCCGAGGTGGCCACCGCGGCGGCGCCCTTGACCAGCGTCGAGGAACTGTTCGATCCGAACACGGTCAAGGTGGTTTGTAACGCCGCCGGCGATGCCCTGTACTTCAGCCGCGCGGCGATCCCCTGGGCCCGCGAGGCCTTCGCCGCCGGGCCGCCGCGCGCGCTGCCGGAGCAGGGCGGTTACCGCCGCCACATCGGCTTGTATGCCTACCGCGCGGGATACCTGGCGCGCTTCGTCCGCCTGACGCCGGCGCCGCTGGAGCGCATGGAGAGTCTGGAGCAGCTGCGCGTGCTGTGGCACGGCGGACGCATCCGCGTGGTCGAAGCGCACGCCGTCCCCCCGGCCGGCGTCGACACCCCGGCCGACGTGGCGCGGGTGGAGGCGCTGCTGGCCGCGACTACGGCGCGAGCTTGA
- a CDS encoding Trm112 family protein, whose protein sequence is MDKKLLDILACPICKGPLVLKKESQELICRADRLAYPIRDDIPVMLEQEARRLTPEEKI, encoded by the coding sequence GTGGATAAGAAACTGTTGGACATCCTTGCGTGCCCGATTTGCAAGGGACCCTTGGTGCTGAAGAAGGAGAGCCAGGAGCTGATCTGCCGCGCCGACCGACTGGCGTACCCGATCCGGGACGACATCCCGGTGATGCTCGAGCAGGAGGCCCGGCGGCTCACGCCTGAGGAGAAGATCTAG
- a CDS encoding tetraacyldisaccharide 4'-kinase, translated as MVKGAPAWWYTPHPLGLLLRPLGWLYCALAQLRAALYRAGLRARTRLPVPVIVVGNISVGGTGKTPLVIWLAHWLQAQGYRPGIVSRGYGGAAGSWPQQVRPDSDPTMVGDEPVLIAQRTGCPMAVGPDRVAAARALLEYHNCDILVSDDGLQHYRLGRDIEIAVLDGVRRLGNGQCLPAGPLREPPARLQRVDCVVVNGTAGAGEYAMQLQPAAARHLQDDARTFPLTELNGQAVDAVAGIGHPARFFDLLRRLGAQPREHAFPDHHRYRADDLVLAGPVIMTEKDAVKCRRYAREDHWYLPVEARLDAAFEARLSALLKELARG; from the coding sequence CTGGTGAAGGGCGCACCCGCCTGGTGGTATACACCCCATCCGCTCGGTCTGCTGCTCCGGCCGCTCGGCTGGCTGTACTGCGCCCTGGCGCAGCTGCGCGCCGCGCTGTACCGCGCCGGCCTGCGGGCCCGCACCCGGCTGCCGGTGCCGGTCATCGTGGTCGGCAACATCAGCGTGGGGGGGACGGGCAAGACCCCGCTGGTGATCTGGCTGGCGCACTGGCTGCAGGCGCAAGGCTATCGGCCCGGCATCGTCAGCCGGGGGTACGGCGGCGCGGCCGGTAGCTGGCCGCAGCAGGTGCGCCCCGACAGCGACCCCACCATGGTCGGCGACGAGCCGGTACTGATCGCCCAGCGCACCGGCTGCCCCATGGCAGTCGGCCCCGACCGGGTGGCGGCCGCGCGCGCCCTGCTCGAGTACCACAACTGCGACATTCTGGTTTCAGACGACGGCTTGCAGCACTATCGGCTCGGGCGCGACATCGAGATTGCGGTACTCGATGGAGTGCGTCGGCTGGGCAACGGACAGTGCCTGCCCGCCGGGCCGCTGCGCGAGCCGCCCGCGCGCCTGCAGCGCGTCGACTGCGTGGTGGTGAACGGCACCGCGGGGGCAGGGGAGTACGCCATGCAGTTGCAGCCCGCGGCGGCCCGCCACCTGCAAGATGACGCACGCACCTTTCCGTTGACGGAGCTGAACGGCCAGGCGGTGGACGCGGTGGCGGGCATCGGCCATCCGGCGCGTTTCTTCGACCTGCTGCGCCGGCTCGGCGCGCAGCCGCGCGAACACGCCTTCCCCGACCACCACCGCTACCGCGCCGACGATCTCGTCCTCGCGGGCCCGGTCATCATGACCGAGAAGGATGCGGTAAAATGCCGACGCTACGCGCGTGAGGATCACTGGTACCTGCCGGTCGAAGCCCGCCTCGATGCGGCATTCGAGGCGCGACTCAGCGCCCTGCTGAAGGAGCTAGCTCGTGGATAA
- the msbA gene encoding lipid A export permease/ATP-binding protein MsbA, which yields MNEQPRRETGTRIYRRLLGYVFPTYWKAFAVAVAAMGITAATEPAFAWLMRPMLDGSFVEQDPNAIRYVPIALIGVFVLRGIGEFLSTFWMKWVARRVIKDLRSQMFSHLLRLPTGYYDRVSSGQLLSKVIYDVEQVAGAASNAITVLIKDTLTVIGLFALMFYLSTRLTLTFLIIAPFMALIVVYVSRRFRRLSKRIQASMGGVSHASEEVIEGQRVIKIFGGQRHESDQFERINEQNRRQHMKHTVTNAISVPLTQFIVAGAVALIVFVATRPGMLEVITVGTFVSFMTAMLLLMQPVRRLTTINATLQQGIAAAQSVFEFLDHHQEVDTGTKRLARARGEVEYRGVEFAYDPDKGKVLHGIDLHIRPGQTVAFVGRSGSGKSTLVNLLPRFYDLQQGRILLDGHDVRELTLASLRQQIALVSQHVTLFNDTIAHNIAYGSLERATPADIERAAEAAHALEFIRRLPEGLDTPVGENGVLLSGGQRQRLAIARALLKDAPVLILDEATSALDTESERYIQAGLEALMQNRTTLVIAHRLSTIERADQIVVMDGGRIIEVGRHDELLAADGYYARLHAMQFNEAT from the coding sequence TTGAACGAGCAGCCGCGGCGGGAGACCGGAACACGCATCTATCGGCGTCTGCTGGGCTACGTCTTCCCCACGTATTGGAAGGCCTTTGCCGTGGCGGTGGCGGCCATGGGCATCACCGCCGCGACCGAACCGGCTTTCGCCTGGCTGATGCGTCCCATGCTCGACGGCAGCTTCGTCGAGCAGGACCCCAATGCGATCCGTTACGTGCCCATCGCCCTGATCGGCGTGTTCGTGCTGCGCGGTATCGGCGAGTTTCTGTCCACCTTCTGGATGAAGTGGGTGGCGCGCCGGGTAATCAAAGACCTGCGCAGCCAGATGTTCAGCCATCTGCTGCGGCTGCCGACCGGCTATTACGATCGGGTCTCCTCCGGCCAGCTGCTGTCCAAGGTGATCTACGACGTGGAGCAGGTGGCGGGCGCGGCGAGCAACGCCATCACCGTGCTCATCAAGGACACCCTGACGGTAATCGGGCTGTTCGCGTTGATGTTCTACCTCAGCACCCGCTTGACGCTGACCTTTCTGATCATCGCGCCGTTCATGGCCCTGATCGTGGTCTACGTGAGCCGGCGCTTCCGGCGCCTGAGCAAGCGCATCCAGGCCTCCATGGGCGGGGTGAGTCATGCCTCGGAGGAGGTCATCGAGGGTCAACGCGTCATCAAGATCTTCGGCGGCCAGCGCCACGAGAGCGACCAGTTCGAGCGCATCAACGAGCAGAACCGCCGCCAGCACATGAAGCACACGGTGACCAACGCCATCAGCGTGCCGCTGACGCAGTTCATCGTGGCCGGCGCCGTGGCGCTGATCGTGTTCGTGGCCACCCGGCCCGGCATGCTGGAGGTGATCACGGTCGGTACCTTCGTGTCCTTCATGACCGCGATGCTGCTCCTGATGCAGCCGGTGCGCCGGCTGACCACCATCAACGCCACCCTGCAGCAGGGCATCGCCGCGGCGCAGAGCGTGTTCGAGTTCCTCGACCACCATCAAGAGGTGGACACCGGCACCAAGCGCCTCGCGCGGGCCCGCGGTGAGGTGGAGTACCGCGGGGTGGAATTCGCCTACGACCCGGACAAGGGGAAGGTGCTGCACGGCATCGACCTGCATATCCGGCCGGGACAGACGGTGGCCTTCGTGGGCCGCTCCGGCAGCGGCAAGTCGACGCTGGTGAATCTGCTGCCGCGCTTTTACGACCTGCAACAGGGCCGGATCCTGCTCGACGGCCACGACGTGCGCGAGCTGACGCTGGCCAGCCTGCGCCAGCAGATCGCCTTGGTAAGCCAGCACGTCACCCTGTTCAACGACACCATCGCGCACAACATCGCTTACGGCAGCCTGGAGCGCGCGACCCCGGCCGACATCGAGCGCGCGGCCGAGGCCGCCCACGCCCTGGAGTTCATCCGCCGGTTGCCGGAGGGGCTCGATACGCCGGTGGGGGAGAACGGGGTGCTGCTGTCCGGCGGCCAACGCCAGCGCCTGGCCATCGCCCGCGCGCTGCTCAAGGACGCGCCGGTGCTGATCCTGGACGAAGCGACCTCGGCCCTGGACACGGAGTCGGAGCGCTATATTCAGGCGGGGCTCGAGGCCTTGATGCAGAACCGCACCACGCTGGTGATCGCCCACCGGCTGTCGACCATCGAGAGGGCCGACCAGATCGTAGTGATGGACGGCGGGCGGATCATCGAGGTCGGCCGCCACGATGAACTCCTGGCCGCCGACGGCTACTACGCCCGCTTGCACGCCATGCAGTTCAATGAAGCCACTTGA
- a CDS encoding biopolymer transporter ExbD yields the protein MNLRRARPNDPEINLTPLIDVVFLLLIFFMVSTTFVREAEVSVDLPQASAQGAPPEEQAILEITIDAQGQYYVNGNAVAGGQIATLRRALREAAGDAESPRLVISADRNTPHQAVITAMDAARQVGFVRLTFATQQSDE from the coding sequence GTGAACCTGCGCCGCGCGCGCCCCAACGATCCCGAGATCAACCTCACGCCGTTGATCGACGTGGTGTTCCTGCTGCTGATCTTTTTCATGGTCTCGACCACCTTCGTGCGCGAAGCCGAGGTGAGCGTCGACCTGCCGCAGGCGTCGGCGCAGGGCGCGCCGCCCGAGGAACAAGCGATCCTGGAGATCACCATCGACGCGCAAGGTCAGTATTACGTGAACGGCAACGCGGTGGCCGGCGGGCAGATCGCCACCTTGCGGCGCGCGCTGCGCGAGGCGGCGGGCGATGCCGAGTCACCGCGCCTGGTGATCAGCGCCGATCGCAACACGCCCCATCAGGCGGTCATCACCGCCATGGATGCGGCCCGCCAGGTCGGCTTCGTGCGCCTGACCTTCGCCACGCAACAGAGTGACGAGTAA
- a CDS encoding MotA/TolQ/ExbB proton channel family protein, with product MFEMLQAGGWLMVPIILSSIIALGIVIERVWSLRRSRVTPQHLVAQIWHWHKKEQLTPERVRALREGSPLGRVLAAGLVNQHHSREIMKESIEDTGRQVVLELERYLNTLGTIAAITPLLGLLGTVIGMIKVFTAITAQGIGNPGVLAGGISEALLTTAAGLAVAIPSLMFYRYFRGRVDELVLIMEEEALKMVEVMHGERESEIAEEALP from the coding sequence GTGTTCGAAATGCTACAAGCGGGCGGATGGTTGATGGTGCCCATCATCCTCAGCTCGATCATCGCCTTGGGAATCGTCATCGAGCGCGTGTGGAGCCTGCGCCGCTCGCGCGTGACGCCGCAGCACCTGGTGGCCCAGATCTGGCACTGGCACAAGAAGGAACAACTGACCCCCGAGCGCGTGCGCGCGCTGCGCGAAGGCTCTCCCCTCGGCCGCGTGCTCGCCGCCGGTCTGGTGAACCAACACCACAGCCGCGAGATCATGAAGGAGAGCATCGAGGACACCGGCCGCCAGGTGGTCCTCGAACTCGAGCGGTATCTGAACACGCTCGGCACCATCGCGGCGATCACGCCGCTGCTTGGTCTGCTAGGCACGGTGATCGGCATGATCAAGGTGTTCACCGCCATTACCGCGCAGGGCATCGGCAACCCGGGCGTGCTGGCGGGCGGTATCTCCGAGGCGCTGCTGACCACCGCGGCCGGTCTGGCGGTGGCGATTCCGAGCCTGATGTTCTACCGCTACTTCCGCGGGCGCGTGGACGAGCTGGTGCTGATCATGGAAGAGGAGGCGCTGAAGATGGTGGAGGTGATGCACGGCGAACGCGAGAGTGAGATCGCGGAGGAAGCGCTGCCGTGA